The region GCCATCTCTACCGTCAGAAGCAGGCACAGGGTGAAATCTTTTGGGTAGATGAGGAAGTGAAGTCATGAAGCTACACAATCCACCGCCGCCCACTTATGCTTTTGGGTATAAAACACCGCCCCAACCCGGGAACGAGATCAATGGTTTAGGCATGAAGGAAAAGGTTCGAGCCAGGCATGTTTTCCACGATCCAGGCGGTGGCAGGTTGCCCTGGCATGGATTAGATGAGTTTTTCAGCTACATCAGTATTTGGGGAATTGTCAAACACATCCTCGCAAACGTTTGGCAGCTCCGTCGCCAGGACGGTCCGGTGAATCGGAACCGACGAGAAGTTAACGACCCGGAAGCGATGGCCGCTGAAATCAAAGCCAAAGCGAAGGAGCTCGGCGCGGAATTGGTTGGCATTACCCACATGATCGACGAGGCTGTTTATGAAGGCCGCGAGATTCCCTTCAAATATGCGATTTGCATTGGGTTGTCCATGGACCGGGAAGAGATGAGCGAGGTTCCGCATGAACGCGCCGGAGTTGAGGTGATGCGGGCTTACCGGGTAATCTCGCGCATCGCCATTGAGCTTGGTGAAGCCATCCGGGCAATGGGCTGGCCGGCTAAAGCCTACGGCAATCCCAACAGCACGGACATTCTGCACATCCCGTTGGCCATTAATGCAGGTCTGGGCCAGCTTGGCAAACATGGCTCCATGATCAGCAAAGAATTTGGCTCTAATTTTCGGCTGGCGGCAGTGGCCACCGACCTGCCGCTGGCCACGGATGAACCGGTTGACCTGGCAGTCGATGATGTTTGTGTGAACTGCAAACGTTGTGTGCTCGATTGCCCGCCGGATGCTATTTTTAATGAGAAGCAAGTGGTGCGCGGCGAACAGAAGTGGTATGTCGATTTTGACAAATGTATTCCTTATTTTGTAAAAACCTTCGGCTGTGCCATTTGTATCGAAGTCTGCCCCTGGAGCGAGCCCGGCCGGGGCGAGTGGTTGTTTGATAAGATGATGGCCCGGCGAAAGAATGCCACAGAGACACAGAGAACTCAGAGTCTTTGATATAAAAGAAAGCTGCTATGAGTGAAAGCAAAAACTATAGACTAAAGCAAAAGTGAATGGGAGGTACAAATGAAGTTTAAAAGAATCTTTCTTCTTCTTTTTCTAGCATCATGTGTATTTGCTCAAAATCCACAGCAAACCTGGCAACAATACAAAACCCCGGAAGAAGCAGGTTGGTCTTCGGGAAAATTACAGATTGCAAAAGCATACTATGACAGCCTGGATGCGGCTGCTTTCATGGCTATCTATGACGGCAATGTGCTCGTTTCATGGGGTGAGGTGTCGAGGCGTTTTATGTGTCACTCAATCCGAAAAAGCTTTTTGAGTGGGCTCTATGGAGTTTATGTCGCCGAAGGCAAAATCGATCTCGATAAAACGCTGGCAGATTTAAACATCGATGATAAGGATAAGCTTACGGACGTGGAAAAACAGGCAAAAGTCCGGGACTTGCTCAAAGCCCGTTCGGGGGTTTATCATTCTGCCGCCTACGAAACTGCCGGTATGAAGAGAAGACGTCCAAAGCGTGACAGCCATCCACCGAACACATTCTGGTACTATAACAACTGGGACTTCAATACTGCAGGGGCAATTTTCGAAAAAGAAACCGGGACGGATATTTTTGTTGCCTTTAAAAACCGCATTGCTGATCCGCTACAAATGCAAGATTACCGCGTTAGCGATGGCTATCATCATCTGGAAGCGCATAACTCGATCTACCCCGCATACCCGTTCAGGATGTCTGCTCAGGACATGGCCCGTTACGGGTTATTATTCCTGCGCGCGGGTCGCTGGAATGACGAACAGATTATCTCTAAAGAATGGATAAAGGAGAGTACAACATCTTACTCCGAGGCAAGTGAAGGCGGATACGGATACATGTGGTGGATCGAAGGTCCGGTAAAGGCGCCTGGAATGTATTTTGCTCTCGGCGCTGGTGGGCATGTCATCGGAGTGGTTCAAGAAGAAAATCTTGTTATTATCATGCGCGTGAACACCTATGTGGGAGATCGGGTGCGCACCTCCGAAACTCTGGAACTGGTCGCTAAAATTCGCGCTGCAAAGATATCGGAGCCAAACCCGAACCCGGAACTGGTCGCGTTAGAAGTGCCTTCGAAATCGATGAGTTTTGTCGACCTGGACGATAGGACTTTGGATATGTATGTCAGAGAATATGAGTTTAATAACCAGACTATGAGCGTTAAAAAATCTGGACATGGGTTGCTTGTAGACGTGCCATCTTCAGGTAAATTTGCAATTTCCCCACTATCAAGAACGAAATTTTTTGTAGAGGATAGTGAGCGATTTCTGATTTTCGAATTGGATGAATCCGGTAAACCAAATCGTCTGACTCTACATTCTAGCAACTCCATTGCAGATCTGTATCAAACAATCGCCGATAAAGGCATCGCTGCTGCGGTTAAGCAATACCATGCGATGAGCAATTCCCAGTCGCATTTTTTTAGCGAATCAGAGCTAAATAGATTAGGTTATCAACTGCTTGGAGTCAATAGAGTGACCGACGCCATTGAAATTTTCAAATTAAATGTCAAGGCCTATACCGGCGCCTTCAACACATACGACAGCCTTGGCGAAGCATACATGATCAATAAACAATATGAGCTTGCGACTAAGAATTTCAAGAAGTCCTTGGAATTAAGCCCCAATAATGTTAACGCAGAGGAAATGCTCAAAAAAATGAATGAAAAAGTGTCGACGAAATCGCAATGACACTTTCATTCTAGGACTTCTAGTGTATTGATTCATAATTTCCTTTACCAACCCTGACAGGGTTTTGGAAACGCATGTTTCAGGCATAAAAACAGTAAGAAATCCCTGTCAGGGTTAAGTTAATTCGTTCAAATAAAGGTCATGATAGCTTCAAACCTAAAAATGATAAGCGTCTTAAGAGAAACTGCCCGCCGTCTTACGGGCGGCGCCGAATACAATTGGAGCCACCAGGGCAATTGCAACTGCGGTCATTTGGTGCAAACGGTCACCAAGCTTTCCAAAGCAGAAATTCACGCCCGGGCGCTGGAAAAGGCCGGGGATTGGGGAGAAAAAGTCATCGATTATTGTCCCACCAGCAATTATCCAATCGACCACATCATAACAGCCATGCTGGAAATGGGATTTACCCGGGATGATTTAGTCCGCCTTGAGCGGCTTTCCGCACCAGACATTCTGGACAGAATTCCCCATGAGCGCAAACCGCTCAAACACAATTGCCGCGAAGATGT is a window of candidate division KSB1 bacterium DNA encoding:
- a CDS encoding 4Fe-4S dicluster domain-containing protein produces the protein MKLHNPPPPTYAFGYKTPPQPGNEINGLGMKEKVRARHVFHDPGGGRLPWHGLDEFFSYISIWGIVKHILANVWQLRRQDGPVNRNRREVNDPEAMAAEIKAKAKELGAELVGITHMIDEAVYEGREIPFKYAICIGLSMDREEMSEVPHERAGVEVMRAYRVISRIAIELGEAIRAMGWPAKAYGNPNSTDILHIPLAINAGLGQLGKHGSMISKEFGSNFRLAAVATDLPLATDEPVDLAVDDVCVNCKRCVLDCPPDAIFNEKQVVRGEQKWYVDFDKCIPYFVKTFGCAICIEVCPWSEPGRGEWLFDKMMARRKNATETQRTQSL
- a CDS encoding serine hydrolase yields the protein MKFKRIFLLLFLASCVFAQNPQQTWQQYKTPEEAGWSSGKLQIAKAYYDSLDAAAFMAIYDGNVLVSWGEVSRRFMCHSIRKSFLSGLYGVYVAEGKIDLDKTLADLNIDDKDKLTDVEKQAKVRDLLKARSGVYHSAAYETAGMKRRRPKRDSHPPNTFWYYNNWDFNTAGAIFEKETGTDIFVAFKNRIADPLQMQDYRVSDGYHHLEAHNSIYPAYPFRMSAQDMARYGLLFLRAGRWNDEQIISKEWIKESTTSYSEASEGGYGYMWWIEGPVKAPGMYFALGAGGHVIGVVQEENLVIIMRVNTYVGDRVRTSETLELVAKIRAAKISEPNPNPELVALEVPSKSMSFVDLDDRTLDMYVREYEFNNQTMSVKKSGHGLLVDVPSSGKFAISPLSRTKFFVEDSERFLIFELDESGKPNRLTLHSSNSIADLYQTIADKGIAAAVKQYHAMSNSQSHFFSESELNRLGYQLLGVNRVTDAIEIFKLNVKAYTGAFNTYDSLGEAYMINKQYELATKNFKKSLELSPNNVNAEEMLKKMNEKVSTKSQ